CCCGGCTGGGTTTGTTATGCCGAGAAGACGCATGGCACTTTTATATTGCCCCACATATCCACAACGAGATCGCCACAACAGATTATGGGTGTGCTGGTGAAACAGTTACTGGCCGAAAAGCTGGGAATATCTGGATCACGCATCTATCATGTGACTGTGATGCCCTGTTACGACAAGAAGCTGGAGGCATCTCGAGAGGATTTCTACAGCGAAGCAAATGGCTCGCGAGACGTCGACTGTGTGATTACCTCAAGTGAATATACATCACgtttatgtatatttgtaaattaatttgttgaataCTTTGGCAGTTGAACTGGAACAAATGTTGCAAGAGGAGGAGCAGGCTCTGGAGCAGTACGAACCCGCAGATCTGGATTGGCCCTGGACGGATCAAAAGCCTGAGGCCGTGGCGTGGGCCCATGAGGCCACCATGTCGGGTGGTTATGCCGAGCACATCTTCAAATATGCAGCCAAGGAATTGTTTAGCGAGGAGACTCCAAAAGAACTGCAATTCAAGACGCTGCGCAATCGTGACTTTAGCGAGATTTGTCTGGAGCATGATGGCAAAACCGTCCTGAAGTTTGCCATCGCAAATGGCTTTCGCAATATTCAGAATCTAGTGCAGAAACTGAAACGTGGCAAGACGGCACCTTATCATTTTGTTGAGGTCATGGCTTGTCCTTCGGGCTGCATCAATGGTGGCGCCCAGGTGCGGCCAACGACAGGTCAACACGTGCGTGAGCTTACGCAGCAACTGGAAGAGCTTTACAAAAAGTTGCCACGCTCCAATCCAGATAATACGCACACAAAGCAGATTTATGCTGATTTTTTAGACGGCGCACACACGGATAAATGCGAGGACTTACTACATACCAGCTATCACGCTGTGGAGAAACTAAATACAGCGCTAAACATTAAATGG
This DNA window, taken from Drosophila nasuta strain 15112-1781.00 chromosome 2L, ASM2355853v1, whole genome shotgun sequence, encodes the following:
- the LOC132798582 gene encoding probable cytosolic Fe-S cluster assembly factor GJ13047, which gives rise to MSRFSGALQLTDLDDFITPSQECIKPVTIDKTKSKTGAKITVQADGYYEESESGKQKLQKVEITLQDCLACSGCITSAEGVLITQQSQEELLKVLRENQTLKSAEDSDSEESRIIVFTISTQPLLSLAHRYKLSVEQTARHLAGYLRQLGADYVLCTKIADDLALIESRQEFVERYRDNAELCMLSSSCPGWVCYAEKTHGTFILPHISTTRSPQQIMGVLVKQLLAEKLGISGSRIYHVTVMPCYDKKLEASREDFYSEANGSRDVDCVITSIELEQMLQEEEQALEQYEPADLDWPWTDQKPEAVAWAHEATMSGGYAEHIFKYAAKELFSEETPKELQFKTLRNRDFSEICLEHDGKTVLKFAIANGFRNIQNLVQKLKRGKTAPYHFVEVMACPSGCINGGAQVRPTTGQHVRELTQQLEELYKKLPRSNPDNTHTKQIYADFLDGAHTDKCEDLLHTSYHAVEKLNTALNIKW